Proteins encoded by one window of Salarias fasciatus chromosome 1, fSalaFa1.1, whole genome shotgun sequence:
- the pde8a gene encoding high affinity cAMP-specific and IBMX-insensitive 3',5'-cyclic phosphodiesterase 8A, which yields MGCASSIHISDRVVYHSGKESEDSHSPQQTNTTQHQGNPASGLPLKPPSCKTTLTEVQFGPMKLFKDPLQVLLVFAKEDSQSNGFCWACEKANFRCSMARTPESALECFSEKHHDLVIIDHRHSRHFDAEALCRSIRAVNSSENTVIVAVVKRPDREEASVMPLINAGFNRRYVENANMMACYNELLQLEHGEVRAQFKLRAGNAIFTALEQSQEAIEITSEDQIIQYVNPAYESIMGYQQGELIGKEIIEVPKSEKNKPDLLETINSCIRKGKEWQGIYYAKKKNGDSIQQNVKITPVLGQGGKIRHYVSINRPLNDNNKSDKSSERVQSAESQTDMQSSKHKDRRKGSLDVRSTTSRGSDGSSQRRHSSMARIHSMTIEAPITKVINIINAAQESSPMPVAEALDRVLEILRTTELYSPQLGTKDEDPHTNDLVGGLMTDGLRRLSGNEYIFSTKQPHHIPSHLTTPLSLNDIPPRIAQTMENEDSWDFDIFNLEAATIKRPLTYLGLKIFSRFGVCEFLNCPEATLRSWLQVIEANYHSSNSYHNSTHAADVLHATAYFLCKERVKQSLDPTDEVAALIAATVHDVDHPGRTNSFLCNAGSELAILYNDTAVLESHHAALAFQITTRDDKCNIFKNIERNEYRTLRQAIIDMVLATEMTKHFEHVNKFVNSINKPLAALEENGGNSDEESVKSILTSPENRILVKRMLIKCADISNPCRPQELCIEWAGRISEEYFAQTDEEKRQGLPVVMPVFDRNTCSIPKSQISFIDYFITDMFDAWDAFADLPNLMQHLDNNFKYWKGLDERKLHSLRPPPE from the exons ACCACGTTAACAGAGGTGCAATTTGGACCAATGAAGTTATTTAAAGACCCACTTCAG gtACTTTTAGTTTTTGCCAAAGAGGATAGTCAGAGTAATGGCTTCTGTTGGGCATGTGAGAAGGCCAACTTCAGGTGCAGCATGGCGCGAACACCCGAGTCGGCTCTTGAATGCTTCTCGGAGAAGCATCATGACCTCGTCATCATTGACCACAGACATTCCAGACACTTTGACGCTGAAGCACTATGCCG GTCAATTAGAGCGGTCAACTCTTCAGAAAACACTGTGATAGTCGCTGTTGTGAAAAG GCCAGACAGAGAAGAAGCCTCTGTGATGCCGCTGATCAATGCCGGCTTTAATAGG AGATATGTGGAAAATGCCAATATGATGGCCTGCTACAACGAGCTGCTACAGTTGGAGCACGGAGAAGTGCGGGCACAGTTCAAACTGAG GGCTGGCAATGCTATTTTCACAGCTCTAGAACAAAGCCAAGAGGCCATAGAGATCACTTCTGAAGATCAAATAATTCAG TATGTGAATCCTGCCTATGAGTCCATCATGGGCTACCAACAAGGCGAGCTAATAGGGAAGGAAATAATAGAAGTGCCTAAAAGTGAGAAGAATAAGCCTGATCTCCTTGAAACAATAAACTCCTGCATACGGAAAGGAAAG GAGTGGCAGGGGATTTATTATGCCAAAAAGAAGAATGGAGACAGCATTCAGCAAAATGTGAAGATCACACCTGTACTTGGACAGGGAGG aaaaatcaGACACTATGTGTCTATCAACAGGCCtttaaatgataataataag AGTGATAAATCCAGCGAACGGGTGCAGAGTGCAGAGTCCCAGACAG ACATGCAATCCAGTAAGCACAAAGACCGGAGGAAAGGCTCTCTCGACGTAAGATCCACGACGTCCCGGGGGAGCGATG GGAGCTCACAGCGGAGACACTCGTCAATGGCCCGAATACACTCCATGACCATCGAGGCCCCCATCACTAAG GTAATCAACATCATCAACGCAGCGCAAGAAAGCAGTCCTATGCCTGTGGCGGAAGCCTTGGACCGGGTACTGGAGATCCTGAGGACCACTGAGCTCTACTCGCCACAGCTGGGCACCAAGGATGAAGATCCCCACACCAACGACCTCGTGGGAGGGCTGATGACG GATGGTTTACGCAGATTGTCAGGAAATGAATACATCTTTTCCACAAAAC AACCTCACCACATCCCCAGTCACCTGACGACTCCTTTATCATTAAACGACATCCCCCCTCGGATTGCCCAAACCATGGAGAATGAGGACTCGTGGGATTTCGACATCTTCAACTTGGAGGCTGCAACCATAAAACG GCCTTTGACCTACTTGGGCCTGAAGATCTTCTCCCGCTTTGGGGTCTGCGAGTTCCTGAACTGCCCCGAAGCCACGCTGCGCTCCTGGCTGCAAGTGATCGAAGCCAACTACCACTCCAGCAACTCCTACCACAACTCCACACATGCGGCCGATGTCCTGCACGCAACAGCCTATTTCCTCTGCAAGGAGAGGGTCAAG CAAAGTTTGGATCCCACTGATGAGGTGGCTGCCCTGATTGCTGCCACGGTGCACGACGTGGACCACCCAGGCCGCACCAACAGCTTCCTGTGCAATGCAGGAAGTGAGCTGGCCATCCTCTACAACGACACCGCGGTGCTGGAGAGTCACCACGCGGCGCTGGCCTTCCAGATCACCACCAGGGATGATAAGTGCAACATCTTCAAAAACATTGAAAG GAATGAATATCGAACATTACGGCAGGCCATCATCGATATGGTCCTCGCCACAGAGATGACCAAACACTTTGAACACGTCAACAAATTTGTCAACAGCATCAACAAGCCTctggctgctctggaggaaaatggG GGTAACAGTGACGAAGAATCTGTCAAAAGCATTCTCACATCCCCTGAAAATCGCATCCTTGTCAAGCGGATGCTGATTAAGTGTGCAGACATCTCCAACCCATGCAGGCCTCAGGAGCTCTGTATAGAATGGGCCGGGCGCATCTCAGAGGAGTATTTTGCACAG ACGGATGAGGAGAAGAGACAAGGTCTACCGGTGGTTATGCCTGTGTTTGACAGAAACACATGTAGCATCCCAAAGTCCCAGATTTCTTTCATAGACTACTTCATTACAGACATGTTTGATGCATGGGATG CTTTTGCAGACCTTCCCAATCTTATGCAGCACTTGGACAACAACTTCAAGTACTGGAAAGGCCTTGATGAGAGGAAGCTGCACAGCCTGCGACCCCCTCCAGAGTAG
- the LOC115392249 gene encoding KH homology domain-containing protein 4-like, translating into MSSGMTGQTPCLSRRWDQPAQPKQSADVQQQRSSENAAHPVSLSGVVSSAGSHGAVSQPPDAGEKPSAQGGVEMAAAMAAKINAMLMAKGKLLTPPPLLAKTPTSVPVPTMTEEMVVTEVDINDVPLNSRDLLTKGKTQEEIRQFSGAVVSTKGHFMSEAEKGNRLGQRPLYLHVQGKNQEQVNKAVMRIKEIISEDVMRISAASGGQQIPVMPPLTLYPQPPRPVIPPPVPRMPNTTAVPGQGHRPAAPHSGSFVHTKIFVGLDQALPSFNVNEKVEGPGGSYLGHIQTETGARVFLRGKGSGYIEQASKRESFEPLYVYISHPNAAGLESAKKLTESLLETVRAEHARMVSTYTATGSTQPYAAHGYPPNSNYSNQGSWYNYPANGYAGGYSAYPGAGGYWSNANGPPSHSNLSTNPPSSQAMVQYPVCPRKSHSFLVQDPNSSEAPEPEGPLTNPPDSGSPTHQFQEEAKDKQSTSRSPEHPSQQEAVLPTSVAEEKKVERFLMPPPPPPFVAPAPVARKRPRDAVTDDSASPSSSNAPLGVQEEVCEKKVKVSVDASGLVPYGGDSSDEEEERTHSSKTDHS; encoded by the exons ATGTCTTCGGGAATGACTGGACAAACGCC GTGCCTAAGCAGACGCTGGGATCAACCAGCTCAGCCCAAACAGAGTGctgatgtgcagcagcagaggagtaGTGAAAATGCAGCCCACCCTGTGTCTTTATCAGGAGTTGTCAGCAGTGCTGGTTCACATGGTGCAGTTTCTCAGCCACCAGATGCAGGTGAAAAGCCTTCAGCCCAGGGAGGTGTGGAAATGGCTGCTGCTATGGCAGCTAAAATAAACGCAATGTTAATGGCCAAAGGAAAGCTGTTAACGCCTCCTCCGTTACTCGCAAAG ACACCTACAAGTGTGCCTGTGCCCACCATGACAGAGGAGATGGTGGTTACGGAGGTTGACATAAATGATGTTCCGCTGAATAGTAGAGACCTTCTCACGAAAGGCAAAACACAGGAGGAG ATCCGACAGTTCAGTGGCGCTGTCGTCTCAACGAAAGGTCATTTTATGAGTGAAGCCGAAAAGGGAAATCGATTAGG ACAAAGACCTTTGTATCTACACGTCCAGGGAAAAAACCAAGAACAGGTCAATA AAGCTGTGATGAGGATAAAGGAGATCATCTCTGAGGACGTGATGAGGATTTCTGCAGCGTCCGGAGGACAGCAGATACCCGTCATGCCACCGCTCACACTCTACCCTCAGCCTCCTCGGCCCGTCATCCCCCCTCCGGTTCCACGGATGCCAAACACCACTGCAGTGCCCGGCCAGGGGCAccggcctgcagctcctcattcAGGG AGTTTCGTGCACACAAAGATTTTCGTGGGCCTGGATCAGGCGCTGCCCTCTTTCAACGTGAATGAAAAGGTCGAGGGTCCGGGAGGTTCATACCTGGGTCACATTCAGACAGAGACCGGAGCTCGGGTCTTCCTCAGGGGAAAAGGGTCTGGCTACATAGAGCAAGCGTCAAAGAGAGAGTCTTTCGAGCCTCTTTACGTCTACATCAG CCACCCGAACGCAGCTGGACTGGAGTCTGCAAAGAAACTCACAGAGAGTCTACTGGAAACC gTGCGAGCGGAACACGCCCGGATGGTGTCGACGTACACGGCCACAGGCTCAACACAAC CATACGCAGCACATGGATATCCACCTAATAGCAATTACTCTAACCAGGGATCCTGGTATAACTACCCAGCGAATGGGTATGCTGGCGGCTATTCAGCGTACCCAGGAGCCGGTGGTTATTGGAGTAATGCAAATGGTCCCCCAAGTCATTCTAACCTGTCGACAAACCCTCCATCTTCTCAGGCAATGGTTCAGTATCCGGTGTGTCCTAGGAAATCGCATTCATTTCTTGTCCAG GATCCAAACAGCAGTGAGGCACCGGAGCCCGAGGGACCTTTAACCAACCCCCCTGACTCAGGAAGTCCCACACATCAGTTCCAGGAAGAGGCAAAGGACAAACAG TCTACCAGCAGGTCTCCAGAGCATccttctcagcaggaggccgTCCTTCCTACGTCTGTtgcagaggagaaaaaagtAGAAAG GTTTCTGATgcctccccctccgcctcccttCGTGGCTCCTGCTCCTGTTGCACGCAAACGGCCGAGAGACGCGGTGACGGATGACTCTGCGAGCCCGTCCAGCAGCAACGCCCCGCTGG GTGTTCaagaggaggtgtgtgagaAGAAGGTGAAAGTGAGCGTGGATGCGTCGGGGCTCGTGCCGTACGGAGGGGATTCCtccgacgaggaggaggagaggactcACAGCAGTAAGACCGATCACTCATAG